One window of the Candoia aspera isolate rCanAsp1 chromosome 16, rCanAsp1.hap2, whole genome shotgun sequence genome contains the following:
- the ADAMTSL2 gene encoding ADAMTS-like protein 2, giving the protein MDIYETGIEYIVAQGPTNQGLNIMVWNQNGKNPSITYEYTLQTRPHLKNMPSIYFGFSESGSEEKRELEGELLLGLAQHNASLLATLSQEKDHLENLLFGQQEEGDNLELSKMQQTNEVYHRTRLEYGPDRQSKPSAESNATTTNYKVEGNGRELVSLLHSPEFLSENAIIHSPGDKMSDSKEAIWNKTLNSIFSPVNPINALGPEIDHLYVDYDDSDDLLAYAANGTFMELTHEEAINTSSETQVSNATISAASPQGNRTQKTRNRLKLFRKGQSMSPADMYRWKLSSHEPCSSTCTTGVMSTYAMCIRYDGIEVEDTYCDAATRPEPIHEFCAGRECQPRWEASSWSECSRTCGEGHQFRIVRCWKMLSPGLDSSVYSDLCESADITRPEERKICKNPACGPQWEMSEWSECTARCGERSVVSRDIRCSEEERLCDAGTKPVADKNCTGAPCDRQWTVSDWGPCSGGCGPGRMIRHVYCKGSDGRVVPESQCNLETKPLAIHPCGEKNCPPGWLAQDWERCNTTCGRGVKKRTVLCLEIAAGKVKTRPPAECDAAKKEAEEATCFERPCFKWYTTPWSECTKTCGIGVRMRDVKCYQGKDLVRGCDPLTKPVGKQTCDLHPCPTEPPDDSCQDQVGTNCALAIKVNLCSHWYYSKACCRSCRVPRS; this is encoded by the exons ATGGACATTTATGAGACTGGCATAGAATATATTGTTGCACAGGGGCCTACCAATCAGGGTTTAAACATCATG GTTTGGAACCAAAATGGTAAGAACCCATCCATAACATATGAATATACCCTTCAAACGAGGCCTCATTTGAAAAACATGCCATCGATTTACTTTGGCTTCTCTGAATCGGGTAGTGAAGAAAAAAGGGAGCTTGAAGGAGAGCTCCTTTTGGGGCTTGCTCAGCACAATGCCAGCCTGTTGGCCACACTCTCCCAAGAAAAGGACCACCTGGAGAACCTGCTCTTTGGCCAGCAAGAGGAAGGGGACAATTTGGAACTGAGCAAGATGCAGCAGACCAATGAAGTCTACCACAGGACCCGCCTTGAGTATGGCCCTGACCGGCAGAGCAAGCCCTCCGCAG AGTCAAATGCAACTACAACCAATTATAAGGTGGAAGGAAATGGAAGAGAACTGGTCTCCCTTCTCCATTCTCCAGAATTCCTTTCAGAAAATGCAATCATCCATAGCCCTGGGGATAAGATGTCAGATTCGAAAGAAGCCATCTGGAACAAGACCCTGAACAGTATTTTTTCTCCAGTGAACCCCATCAATGCTCTGGGGCCTGAAATAGACCATCTTTATGTTGATTATGATGATAGTGATGACCTGCTGGCTTACGCTGCTAATGGCACTTTTATGGAGCTGACCCACGAGGAAGCCATCAACACGTCTTCAGAGACTCAGGTTTCCAATGCTACTATTTCTGCTGCCAGTCCTCAAGGGAACAGAACCCAGAAAACAAG GAACCGGCTGAAGCTGTTCCGAAAGGGCCAAAGTATGAGTCCAGCAGATATGTACCGGTGGAAACTCTCCTCCCACGAACCCTGCAGTTCTACCTGCACGACAG GAGTGATGTCCACCTATGCCATGTGCATCCGCTACGATGGCATTGAGGTGGAGGACACCTACTGCGATGCAGCGACCCGACCGGAGCCCATTCACGAGTTCTGTGCGGGGAGAGAATGCCAACCCAG GTGGGAGGCGAGCAGCTGGAGTGAATGCTCCAGGACCTGTGGAGAAGGCCACCAGTTCCGCATTGTCCGTTGCTGGAAAATGCTCTCGCCAGGGTTGGACAGCTCGGTCTACAGCGATCTGTGTGAATCTGCTGACATCACCCGGCCGGAAGAGCGGAAAATCTGCAAAAACCCAGCCTGTGGCCCACAGTGGGAAATGTCTGAATGGTCTGAG TGCACAGCCAGGTGTGGCGAGAGGAGTGTGGTGAGCCGAGACATTCGCTGCTCTGAAGAGGAGAGGCTGTGCGATGCCGGCACCAAACCGGTGGCAGACAAGAACTGCACCGGGGCCCCCTGTGACCGGCAATGGACGGTCTCTGACTGGGGACCA TGCAGCGGGGGCTGCGGGCCAGGCCGAATGATCCGGCATGTCTACTGCAAGGGCAGCGATGGACGTGTGGTGCCGGAGTCCCAGTGCAACTTGGAGACCAAGCCGCTCGCAATTCACCCCTGTGGGGAAAAGAACTGCCCCCCTGGCTGGCTGGCCCAGGACTGGGAAAGG TGCAACACTACCTGCGGCCGAGGGGTGAAGAAGCGGACGGTTCTCTGCTTGGAGATTGCcgctgggaaggtcaaaactcGTCCCCCTGCTGAGTGTGATGCTGCCAAGAAGGAGGCCGAGGAGGCCACCTGCTTTGAGCGTCCTTGCTTCAAGTGGTACACCACCCCTTGGTCTGAG TGCACAAAAACCTGCGGAATTGGTGTGAGGATGCGGGATGTCAAGTGTTACCAAGGGAAGGATCTGGTCCGAGGGTGCGACCCACTTACAAAACCAGTCGGGAAGCAGACCTGTGACCTTCATCCGTGCCCAACGGAACCACCAG ATGACAGCTGCCAGGACCAGGTGGGGACCAACTGTGCCCTAGCGATCAAGGTGAACCTCTGCAGCCACTGGTATTACAGCAAGGCCTGCTGCAGATCCTGCAGAGTACCCCGTTCCTAG